In Carya illinoinensis cultivar Pawnee chromosome 7, C.illinoinensisPawnee_v1, whole genome shotgun sequence, the following are encoded in one genomic region:
- the LOC122316406 gene encoding EPIDERMAL PATTERNING FACTOR-like protein 2: protein MDSTENCVCWHRNRNLLISTLIVLLVSSMTIVRFTAHKGRSIPKLVEAAQVSNNNPAESRRESREEMGKDMGERSDRVEAAKLREEVRHLWALVQVPIVPRVRRQRRSPLISDASHATHSTTIAYSRDGVSNYKPMCWKCKCGDFIFNP from the exons ATGGACAGCACTGAAAATTGCGTTTGTTGGCACAGAAATAGAAACCTACTAATTTCCACGCTCATCGTGCTTTTGGTTTCAAGCATGACCATAGTGAGATTCACGGCTCATAAAG GGAGAAGCATTCCCAAGTTAGTTGAAGCAGCTCAAGTAAGCAACAACAATCCCGCAGAGTCTA GAAGGGAGAGCAGAGAAGAAATGGGTAAGGATATGGGTGAGCGGTCAGATAGGGTCGAGGCTGCCAAACTGCGAGAAGAGGTGCGGCACTTGTGGGCACTAGTTCAGGTCCCGATTGTCCCACGGGTGCGAAGGCAGAGGAGAAGCCCATTAATCTCTGATGCAAGTCATGCAACCCACAGTACTACTATTGCATACTCCAGAGATGGCGTCTCCAACTACAAGCCTATGTGCTGGAAGTGCAAGTGCGGCGACTTCATTTTCAATCCTTGA